In Vicia villosa cultivar HV-30 ecotype Madison, WI linkage group LG7, Vvil1.0, whole genome shotgun sequence, the DNA window TGGAATCATTGGAAGAAGATGAGATCCAGGATATTCCGAGTACGAGCATCTGTAAAGAAGTGAGGTCGATTTTCATGGCAGGGAACAGAAGGAGGTGCGATGGTAGAGACTGGAGGTGGTGAACGGAGAAGAAAAAGTGAATAGTGAGGTCGTGGGAAATGAGAGAGAGAAGAAACCGTTATTACAGTTATTGGTATTATTTGGTGTAATTCACATCAACTAGTTTTCCACATGCTTCCTATTTTACAGTTTACACCACTTTTTTCTCTAAAATTTACACATTTTATCTCTTCCATCAATCTTAACTctcatttttttttatcacatGTCAAATAATTGAGACTAATTGAAAATCATGTCACCATTTATTCATTTCAAATtttaagaaggaaaaaaaaaggaaatgcgTGTAAGGTATTTTTACATTGTCAACCAAATGAGAGACATGTGTGTAATGACGAAATTCAATATTTCAatgctattattttatatattttcttaaattttattataaaatttaagattaaataagtttttggtccctataaatattgcagtttttatTTTAAGTCTctccctgcctttaggcaacggtttttacatAAAAAACCATTGTCAAAACCCAGgagagactaaaaatgaaactgcaatatttatacggaccaaaaacttatttaaccctaaaatttatATACAAATGTTTAATATATATTCAAGTTatctttaattttatatatatttctcacttaatcactactcaTTTAACTTTCTACTTAAGATTCACTTAGGTATGAGACCCTCCTCAACTCCTCTTCAATCATAGCCAGTGATTGGATACTTCTAAACAATTAGAATACAAtaggaagacacacttccaacataatatctagccaagactcttgactagGAACAATACTTagagttgcttaaaagctttcTCTAAGAACAATAAACATtctatgcttaaaagctttaGAATGAACAATAATCAACTCTGTGCTTCATATCTTAATAGAGATAACAAAACCCTTACAACTCAAGGAACACATTCCAACTCACATGTCGAGTGGATTACAAAATAACCAACCCTCATAGAGAGTGGTACAAACGAAAAAGCCCTAGTATTTCTACATCTTGGACTCGTATGTTTTCTAGGTTACAATGATTCTATTTATAACATTTTCTCAATTGGATTTAGGCTTCAACATCACAGCATCTTAGCTGCTACAAATCAGCAGAAGACTCTGCAAacaaataggtcttcaatcaaatcttcctaaattatctccataattagaaagtgAATATTCTTCCTGATTCTGACTTGAATCTTTCAGTCCTACTAATCAGCGCCTCAAAGATCTACACAATATTTCCAGAATATTCTGCATAAGTCAGATCTCAAACCTATCCAATCAGCTCAATCCAAACAGTCACGATGTTGAATGATTTCTATATAGGACATCTTGTTTGACATATTGCTCTAGATGATTTCTATATAGGTCATCTTCCTGAACAACCTGTTCTTTTCAGCAAGTTGACACATCCTATTTAACACGATGCTGCTATATTTGTTTTGCTAAAATTATTGCCAATCCTAAAACAAtagaactatcagggactaaggGTCTTGACAGACAAGTCCAGCTAAGTGTCTCGCCTGAGGGACTCCACGAAGAGTCTCATCAGACAGGTTCATATAAATGTTTCGCTAGAGGGAGTAAGAGTCTGACCAAACATACTCATTTAAGCGCATCTCCTGGGGGACTAAGAGTCTTATCAGACTAGCTCGTTTAAGCGCCTTGTCTAAGGGACTAAGAGTATTATCATATAGACTCGTCTAAATGCCTGGCTTTAGGGACTAAGAGCCTCATCATACAGGCTCAACTAAGTGTCTCGCTTGCGGGTCAAATAATTGTCTCGCCTGCAAGACTCAACTAAGAGTCTCATCAGACAGGCTCATCTAAGCACCTCGTATGGGGGACTAAAAGTCTCATCAGACAGACTCATCTAAACACCTCGCTTGAGGGACTAAAAGTATCATCATACAAGCTCATCTAAATGCCACACATGAGTGTCTAAGAGTCTCGTCAGATAGACTCGGCTAAGCACCTTCTCTGAGGAACTCGACTAAGAGTCTCATCAGACAGGTTCCTCTAAACGCCTATCCTAAGGGACTATGAGTCTCATCAATCAAACTCATCTAAGCGCCTCGCACGAGGGACTAAGAGTCTCACTTAAACTCCTCGCTTGAGGGACTTAGAGTATCATCAGACAAGATCATCTAAATGTCTCGTCTGAGGGACTAAGAGTCTCTTCAAACAGGCTCACCTGAGGGAGTTCCCTAAGGAACTCGACTAAGAGTCTCATGAGATAAGTGTGATCGAAATGCCTTGCTTCAATGACTCAGAGTCTTGTCAGACAGGCTCAGCTAAGCGCCTCGCCAAAGGGACTCGATTAACAGTGTCATAAGACAAGTTCATCTAAATACCTCGCATGAGTGCCTCGACTGAGAGTTTCACCAGACAAACTCATCTAAGCGCCTCGCTTGAGGCACTTGACTAAGAGTTTCATCAAATAAGCTCGTCTGGGCGCATCGCCTACAGATCTAAGCTCCTTCGACGAAAAGTCAATTAAATACTTCGCTCTTTACAAGCTCTCATGCTTGAGGGACTTTGTAATGATATATTTGTAAACACCCATAATGGGCGACTGAATGGTATCGGTCGCGTCCTGGAGACGCCGCCCACAATTCAAATTACCCACCCAAAGTGGGAGGACATGAAAGGTGACGTGTTTTGGTCATAAGTGGTGCAAAAAAAGAGTTTGGAGAATAACTCATTTCTCCCTAGGAAAGAGGGATTCAACGATTCAGTCCCCTTTACTAGCGGTTTCTATTTTTGAAAAACCCTAAATTCAGACCCGTGAACCTCTATAAATACTTCAACCAGAAAGTGGAGAGGGACAATCTGATATTCACAGAAAACACTTCTAAAACAGAGTTTCTCACCCTCGTGAGTCTGCTCTAATCCCACAAAAATACTGAAGCCTCTAGTAATTCCTAACGTTTTAGGATTACTACGTGTATGTACTTTTTTAGCAAGTACAAAATGGAGTACTACAAACAATGAGAAATTCATTTATTAAAATGCCCAAAATCAAGTCTGAGTCGGCGGTTTTATATGATGGTTTATGGTTGAACATTAAAGTGTGATATCCTCCAATATAAGGCTTTAAAAAACTTATTCAGACTCACTTATTCACTCACTAACTCATTATACTTATTTCTTATCAATTTTGAGTCAACTATTCCTTCAAATTCCTAATTATAACTTCCATTTCCgaaaatactaaagaaaatcATCAACTTCATTAAAGATTTATGATTGAATTGAAGTATAATCTCCCAATTACAAAATTTCAGACTAAACTTAAAGTCACATGGAATGTGAGCAAAAAGTCTAACCATATTACATAACTTCATGTTCATACAGACTCTTCACCTCTAGGTACATTAGTGTTGTTTTCTGGGGCACCTGCCCTTCTAAAAGCTGAACCTAACTGAATACCAACACTTCCACCATTATTATGAGAACTTCCTTGGCCAGATTGGCCATTATTACCTCTTAATCCTTTCTTCTTTGCCTTTTGTGCCCAACCAGCAAGACGAACTTGCATTTGTTCATCAAATATAGCATTCTTAAAATTAGTTCCCATctacattataaaaaaaaaaaatgaaaaaaaatcaatatcaCAATAGAATTACATGTTTATTTATGttcgaaaaaaaagaaaaaaaaatcaaactcacCTGTGTAACAATTGCATATAGTGGTAGAGTACTATAACTACATAGCACTTGAACAAATAACCTACAATAATAATTGAAAAGTGTAAAAAAAACGGATTGAAAGTATTGAGATTCAAAATGCTTATTGAAGTAGTCACAATCTCTCTGAAACGTGTTCAATGTCTGATACGTGTCAAGGTGAAATTATGTCTCTGTGTTAGTATTTTATAGATAAGAATATATAAAATGTAGTATTGTCGTTACCCAATAACGAGCCTTGGAATGCTGTAAGGAAGGTCTCCCATTATACATGAGTTAAAGCCATATGTTACCCAAATCCAGAAAAAGTATGCAATCTCGAAAGAATTTTGGAAAAGGATCAAGTGAATCAAGAAGAGCACGATGCGAGGACGATGAAACCAGAAGTGATCATCTGATGGTTGAACAACTAGTTCACCTTGTATGGCTGAATGTTTTTCAGCTACTTCATGCGCTAATTGAATTATTACATGTTCTAGCTTTGTTCCAACAGCAAGCAGAAGCTGAAGATAtccaaaacaagaaaaataaaaaaagtttagaTCAAAAGTTTTCAATATGAGAATTAATATCGATAGAAAGTTACGAAGACACTTACAATGACGGGAATAAAAGCAATCCAGAAATACGCGTGCCAACCTGAAACAAAAAAGCATGAAACGTTAAATCTCAATTCAAAGCACGGATATGGTTTAAACCTAGTTCAACCTGACCGTGGTACAATCAGGTTGAAACAAAACGGTGAACTAGCCGATATCCGGTTCACTAGTTGAATCGGCCGGGTTTTTGTATACACATCATGCAACATAACTATTGAGAAACAGAACAAAAGTGCTAAGTCTTGTAACATACCATTGACATTAAGCAACATAAATATGACCACAAAGATCCAAAGATACCAACtgcaaaacattaaaacaaaatgGTGAATTAATGATAAGTGATTAAGATAATCACAGAAGCTTGATTAACAGAAGAACATACCTAATACCAACGACTTTCTTGAAATCATCTTCGAGTGCGCGGTTCATGTATTTGTGAAAATTAAATTTCGGATTTGTCTTACAATGAGTCTAAATCAGAGAAACAAAGTTAATTATATAGTTCAATGATTCAATCGTAGATAATCGCAAGATCAACATACTCTAATTAATCTTACCATTATAAAACCAAGTCTTAATGTCACATAATCCAATTTCGTCACAGATCCATAAAATTGCTTGAAAAACGATCTCTGATATAAAACCAAATATTAGAACTAATCATAATCATCATAAACATAAGGTTAATAACAATATCGTAAATTTGAAACcagtaaaatttaattaattaactggaTATAATTAACCTACCACCCATCCTATTATAGTAGAATCTTTGCCAAAACCCCTAAAATGACTTTGTATAAACTCATGCTGATGAACATGAGTCACCGATTCCATCTGTTCCGGAGCTACATTAGTCCAAAAAAGATTAATCATGACAGAAAAATATTAAGGTTACAACATAATTTCATAACTGATCAAATTTCTTAATATACCATGTTGTGATTCAATGTTTTCATCAGTAGCAATAGAATCTTCCCAATGCTTCCATCGACGAATCTATAAACATCAACAATTCAAATTAGTACAGAATCGATTTTTTAACGAAAAAAATCATATGATAGATTAGATACTCACATTTAATCCTCCAAAAATTATAGTCAAAACACATGAAGTGACATGAACAACAgctagaacaaaaataaatatatgcaagTGATGCACTGCTTCCTCAGCTATCAGAGGCACCTTGCCCTGAAAATAACACAATCATAAAATATAACTGCCGCCGTTATTTAAAACGGTAACAAAAGAATCTTTGATTCAAAATTTTCCTAATTTCAATACCTTGGCAGCACAGTATCCAAGTTTCTCAGATGTTGATGGATGATCATCGCCCTCGTCAGCTAGAAGGCGCCGAGCCGCGCTAAAAACATGATTGGAAGAGAAAAATCTCTGaaaatgtgaagtggaagatAATTTTGACTCTTCTTTATCTTTCTTGTCAAGACTACAAGGAAGCATATGAAGAGTCCAACTTTCTGGAACACATATTTTTGTTATTGTATTTTGTGTTATAGccaaaaacaaagaaataaatcCCAATACCATCAACTctgcaaaacaacaacaacaaaaagtcTTAATCAGGCGTTCAAGACGGCCTACTGCAACTCGGGATCAAAATTTGTTACAGTTAAATCATAACTAAATAGGTGTCTGTATTTTTTTTCAGAGTTAAACTGCGGCTACCCTACACAGAACTTCCTAAATCTAAACATAACATAATCCAATTTACAAGATCATGAtgtcaaaagaaaagaaaaaaatgaaaacctTCTTTGATTTTTTGTAAGGCTTGAAAGAGTGCTTTCTGGTTTTTCTTCTTAAGGTACTTGCCAAGAAGATGAAGAGAACGTTCAACAGCAAAAGAAACAGCAACAATGACAGTGCAAACAAGAGCAACAACCCATGTTGGAGTAAACTGTAAATCACTTCCTTCACCTTCTCCACCACCACTCATGTTGATGAATTTTTAGTGTTTGAATTAAACtaacattaattaaattttatgcgTGTGTGAtgtttggattttggaacaacctTTGACGTGTTGGAAATATAACGTTAGTACTACAAGTGAATGGTGTAATTTATAGTCAAATTTGTTGAaatagataaaaatatttaattgataaaaaaaattcatgcTAAGACAAAAAAATTCTATAAGTTAGAAATCTTACATGCTAAGGTTTCACACTTTTTAATAGAAAAAGATTTTATACTTCCATTTTAGAATTTTAATCTTGTAAAAAGAAGAGCTCCTTGATAAAAAGAGATTAACTAATTTGTGGTTTATTTTATCTAGAGtttaatttttatgcaatgtaaaatattttacaccgtTAATATATCATAATCATTCTattgtattaatttaaaatgaattataataaaaattaaacattttaaattaattaatggtTGTGATTAATTTAtcgtgtaattttttttattattagtgtatttaaattaaattattttatttctttatttttgatTTAGTAGTTTATTGATCTGATTTTTTTTAAGAGGGATAAGTAAAATGATTTTGATCTGATTTTCATTTAAAATgtgaaaaaaatcaaaattgttaaatttaaaatagagaaatttattttatcaatatttattgaaaattttataaCTAATAATACAAATAGTTATATAGAAAAAATTTATAAACAAGGGAGGAAGAAATAGTATAAAAAGTTATAAAGTTTAATACAAAACAGAATACGACGCGTAATGcacatattttctttcttttttggtaCAATACGCGTAATACATATTCCTTGCACTATAGTTTGaggtaaaaaaaatactaataaggAAATCATCAATCGaataaatctttaatttttatcaaGTTATTATTCTATGAATTATGATAAAAACATTTTTactataaatcaattaaaattatttcatgatctaatatttatttatatatacttaTTTCTTCTCTCTTaccatttatattttttatatgcaattcatattatttttaattataaacaaaaaaattatatcatGATTATTTCTTAACAATTCACTGACGGTGGTGGAAAgtaattttacactatcaattaattataactgttcggatttttataattattttagatATCATTTTATCTCAT includes these proteins:
- the LOC131618042 gene encoding MLO-like protein 1, whose translation is MSGGGEGEGSDLQFTPTWVVALVCTVIVAVSFAVERSLHLLGKYLKKKNQKALFQALQKIKEELMVLGFISLFLAITQNTITKICVPESWTLHMLPCSLDKKDKEESKLSSTSHFQRFFSSNHVFSAARRLLADEGDDHPSTSEKLGYCAAKGKVPLIAEEAVHHLHIFIFVLAVVHVTSCVLTIIFGGLNIRRWKHWEDSIATDENIESQHAPEQMESVTHVHQHEFIQSHFRGFGKDSTIIGWVRSFFKQFYGSVTKLDYVTLRLGFIMTHCKTNPKFNFHKYMNRALEDDFKKVVGISWYLWIFVVIFMLLNVNGWHAYFWIAFIPVILLLAVGTKLEHVIIQLAHEVAEKHSAIQGELVVQPSDDHFWFHRPRIVLFLIHLILFQNSFEIAYFFWIWVTYGFNSCIMGDLPYSIPRLVIGLFVQVLCSYSTLPLYAIVTQMGTNFKNAIFDEQMQVRLAGWAQKAKKKGLRGNNGQSGQGSSHNNGGSVGIQLGSAFRRAGAPENNTNVPRGEESV